One Amorphoplanes digitatis genomic window carries:
- a CDS encoding winged helix-turn-helix transcriptional regulator, which yields MSVPRPGRPVRGSSTGRPLMAALDLFGRRWNLRIVWELRHGAVGFRALQQRCDDMSSSVLRQRLTELLDAGLVEQRPDAAYALTELGHGAYRALRPLARWSGEWASAQVVDDPPGASD from the coding sequence GTGTCGGTGCCCAGGCCGGGAAGGCCGGTTCGAGGATCCAGCACCGGCCGGCCGCTGATGGCCGCGCTCGACCTGTTCGGGCGCCGGTGGAACCTGCGCATCGTCTGGGAGCTGCGCCACGGCGCCGTCGGCTTCCGCGCGCTACAGCAGCGCTGCGACGACATGTCCTCCAGCGTCCTGCGGCAACGGCTCACCGAACTGCTCGACGCCGGGCTCGTGGAGCAGCGGCCGGACGCCGCGTACGCCCTGACCGAGCTCGGGCACGGCGCCTACCGCGCGCTGCGGCCGCTCGCCCGGTGGTCCGGCGAGTGGGCCTCGGCCCAGGTCGTGGACGACCCGCCTGGTGCTTCTGATTGA